A region from the Rosa rugosa chromosome 6, drRosRugo1.1, whole genome shotgun sequence genome encodes:
- the LOC133716573 gene encoding uncharacterized protein LOC133716573 encodes MKEKSGWKMNPLHLKAKSHAAPTLKEWIIDLVDVLCADQIDFLFMALWSIWTERNKLIWERGTFQPMHMISWCVNSLTEFQKYHPKATRKKKRPLTKWECPPLGRLKINIDNAFRVENGAGGIGVVIRDELGIGLAAIARPFLHAHSAINMEAEACRAGLFLGMHQGWTNIDIESDSTLLIAALNSKEENLLEVSRVLDDCRDYMSAFQSVRVQHNYREANGVANRLAHLASLFSIYDVWLDETPANQPNETPANQTFYRMILNFGRTTGRY; translated from the coding sequence ATGAAAGAGAAAAGTGGGTGGAAAATGAATCCTCTGCATCTAAAGGCCAAGTCGCATGCGGCGCCGACTTTGAAGGAGTGGATTATTGATCTTGTGGATGTGTTGTGTGCAGATCAGATTGATTTTTTGTTCATGGCTCTTTGGTCCATTTGGACAGAGAGAAATAAACTAATCTGGGAGAGGGGTACGTTTCAACCCATGCACATGATTAGTTGGTGTGTTAACAGTTTGACTGAGTTCCAGAAGTACCACCCCAAGGCtacaaggaagaagaaaagaccaCTGACTAAGTGGGAATGCCCTCCACTAGGTAGGCTGAAAATTAATATTGACAATGCATTCCGAGTTGAGAATGGAGCTGGAGGTATTGGGGTGGTGATCAGAGATGAGTTGGGCATAGGGTTGGCAGCTATTGCTAGGCCTTTTCTGCATGCACACTCAGCTATTAATATGGAAGCTGAGGCGTGCAGGGCTGGTCTTTTTCTTGGTATGCACCAAGGCTGGACGAACATTGACATTGAGAGCGACTCTACCCTTCTGATTGCTGCACTCAATAGTAAGGAGGAAAACCTTTTGGAGGTAAGTCGGGTTCTTGATGATTGTAGAGATTATATGTCTGCTTTTCAATCTGTAAGAGTTCAGCATAattaccgtgaagcaaatggtgtggcAAATAGACTTGCCCACCTTGCTAGCTTATTTTCCATttatgatgtttggttagatgagactcctgctaaCCAACCGAATGAGACTCCTGCTAACCAAACATTTTATCGAATGATCCTAAATTTTGGAAGAACAACAGGAAGGTACTAA